A genomic region of Mycolicibacterium poriferae contains the following coding sequences:
- the nuoF gene encoding NADH-quinone oxidoreductase subunit NuoF — translation MTAHTPLTPVLSRFWDDPEPWSLQTYLRHGGYQALQRAMAMAPDDVITTVKDAGLRGRGGAGFPTGTKWSFIPQVRSPGSDQKAPGQQDAAAKPHYLVINADESEPGTCKDIPLMLTTPHFLIEGAIIAAYAIRAHHAFIYVRGEVVPVLRRLQEAVAEAYTAGHLGTDIHGSGFDLELIVHAGAGAYICGEETALLDSLEGRRGQPRLRPPFPAVAGLYACPTVVNNVESIASVPPILLHGVDWFRSMGSDKSPGFTLYSLSGHVTNPGQYEAPLGITLRELLDYAGGVRAGHELKFWTPGGSSTPLLTDEHLDVPLDYEGMAGAGSMLGTKALQIFDETTCVVRAVRRWTQFYAHESCGKCTPCREGTFWLAQIYQRLEEGAGTEADLDKLLDISDAILGKSFCALGDGAASPIISSLKYFRAEYETHLDGGCPFDPHASMLSAPEGVGV, via the coding sequence GTGACTGCCCACACCCCACTGACGCCCGTACTGAGCCGGTTCTGGGATGACCCCGAACCGTGGTCGCTGCAGACCTATCTGCGCCACGGCGGCTACCAGGCGCTGCAGCGCGCCATGGCGATGGCCCCCGACGACGTCATCACCACCGTCAAAGACGCCGGCCTGCGCGGCCGTGGCGGCGCCGGGTTTCCCACCGGCACCAAGTGGTCGTTCATCCCCCAGGTGCGCAGCCCGGGGAGCGACCAGAAGGCCCCGGGCCAGCAGGACGCCGCCGCCAAGCCGCACTATCTGGTGATCAATGCCGACGAATCCGAACCTGGCACCTGCAAAGACATTCCGCTGATGTTGACCACCCCGCACTTCCTCATCGAGGGTGCCATCATCGCGGCGTATGCGATCCGGGCACACCACGCGTTCATCTATGTGCGCGGCGAGGTGGTGCCGGTGCTGCGACGCCTGCAGGAGGCGGTGGCCGAGGCCTATACCGCCGGTCACCTGGGCACCGATATCCACGGTTCGGGGTTCGACCTGGAACTCATCGTGCACGCCGGCGCGGGGGCCTACATCTGTGGTGAGGAGACCGCGCTCCTGGACTCGCTCGAAGGGCGCCGCGGGCAACCTCGCCTACGGCCACCGTTTCCCGCGGTGGCCGGCCTGTACGCCTGTCCGACGGTGGTCAACAACGTCGAATCCATCGCCAGCGTGCCGCCGATTCTGCTCCACGGTGTCGACTGGTTCCGGTCGATGGGCTCGGACAAGTCACCCGGTTTCACGCTCTATTCGCTGTCGGGGCATGTGACCAACCCCGGGCAGTACGAGGCGCCACTGGGTATCACGCTGCGCGAACTGCTCGACTACGCCGGCGGTGTGCGTGCCGGACACGAGTTGAAGTTCTGGACCCCGGGCGGGTCGTCGACACCGCTGCTGACCGACGAACATCTCGACGTCCCACTGGATTACGAGGGGATGGCCGGCGCCGGGTCGATGCTGGGCACCAAAGCGCTGCAGATCTTCGACGAGACCACGTGCGTGGTGCGCGCGGTGCGCCGCTGGACCCAGTTCTACGCCCACGAGTCCTGCGGCAAGTGCACCCCGTGCCGCGAAGGCACCTTCTGGTTGGCACAGATCTACCAGCGCCTCGAGGAAGGCGCCGGCACCGAAGCCGACCTGGACAAGCTCCTCGACATCTCCGACGCCATCCTGGGCAAGTCGTTCTGCGCGCTCGGAGACGGTGCGGCCAGCCCGATCATCTCGTCGCTGAAGTATTTTCGCGCCGAGTACGAGACCCATCTCGACGGCGGTTGTCCCTTCGATCCGCACGCCTCCATGCTGTCCGCGCCGGAAGGGGTCGGTGTATGA
- the nuoK gene encoding NADH-quinone oxidoreductase subunit NuoK, with the protein MSPDYYLYLSALLFTIGAAGVLLRRNAIVVFMCVELMLNAANLAFVTFSRMHGHLDGQVVAFFTMVVAACEVVIGLAIIMTIFRSRRSANVDAANLLKH; encoded by the coding sequence ATGAGTCCCGACTACTACCTGTATCTGTCGGCGCTGTTGTTCACCATCGGCGCCGCGGGAGTGTTGTTGCGTCGCAATGCCATCGTCGTGTTCATGTGTGTCGAGTTGATGCTCAACGCCGCCAACCTCGCCTTCGTCACGTTCTCGCGGATGCACGGCCATCTGGACGGACAGGTGGTCGCCTTCTTCACGATGGTCGTCGCTGCCTGTGAAGTCGTGATCGGGCTGGCGATCATCATGACCATCTTCCGGTCGCGGCGCTCTGCCAATGTCGACGCGGCGAACCTGCTGAAGCACTGA
- a CDS encoding NADH-quinone oxidoreductase subunit M yields MVSSIPWLTVLWAVPMIGAVAVMVLPAAQRQLVKWVALGVSLTVLAVTVVVAVGFDPAGAQFQFVESHRWIPSFGTGYQLGVDGIALALVVLTAVLMPILIVAGWNDTRDYISWGGRSVHVYFALMLAVEGMVLISLVALDILLFYVFFEAMLIPMYFLIGGFGGAQRSAAAVKFLLYNLFGGLIMLAAVVGLYVATAGSDAFEGGTFDFRAIVAAIADGEFALNPMVMHLLFGGFMFAFAIKAPLWPLHRWLPDSAVQATPASAVLMMAIMDKVGTFGMIRYCLPLFGDSAALFAPVIITLSVIGIIYGAVVAIGQTDVMRLIAYTSISHFGFIILGIFVMTSQGQTGSTLYMVNHGISTAALFLIAGFLVSRRGSRLISAYGGVQKVAPVLAGTFLVAGLATLSLPGLAPFISEFLVLIGTFTRYPVFGVLAATALVLSAIYILWMYQRMMTGPLPRDIADGESRLPDLVPREIVVVAPLIALLLVLGVYPKPALDVIDPAVTHTLTSIDQRDPSPAIAEGFPR; encoded by the coding sequence GTGGTGAGCTCGATTCCCTGGCTGACGGTGTTGTGGGCCGTCCCGATGATCGGCGCGGTCGCGGTGATGGTGCTGCCCGCCGCGCAGCGGCAGCTGGTCAAGTGGGTGGCGTTGGGGGTCTCGCTGACGGTGCTGGCCGTCACGGTGGTCGTGGCCGTCGGCTTCGACCCGGCCGGGGCGCAGTTCCAGTTCGTCGAATCCCACCGCTGGATACCGTCGTTCGGCACCGGTTACCAACTCGGTGTCGACGGGATCGCGTTGGCCCTGGTGGTGCTCACCGCCGTGCTGATGCCGATCCTGATCGTCGCCGGATGGAACGACACCCGCGACTACATCAGTTGGGGCGGCCGGTCGGTGCACGTGTACTTCGCGCTGATGCTGGCCGTGGAAGGCATGGTCCTGATCTCGTTGGTGGCGTTGGACATTCTGCTGTTCTACGTGTTCTTCGAGGCGATGCTGATCCCGATGTACTTCCTGATCGGCGGGTTCGGGGGTGCGCAACGCAGCGCCGCGGCGGTGAAGTTCCTGCTGTACAACCTGTTCGGTGGGCTGATCATGCTCGCCGCCGTGGTCGGCCTCTACGTTGCGACCGCGGGTAGCGACGCGTTCGAGGGCGGCACGTTCGATTTCCGCGCGATCGTCGCCGCGATCGCTGACGGCGAGTTCGCCCTGAACCCGATGGTCATGCATCTGCTGTTCGGTGGCTTCATGTTCGCGTTCGCGATCAAAGCGCCGCTGTGGCCGTTGCACCGGTGGTTGCCCGACTCCGCGGTACAGGCCACCCCGGCCAGCGCGGTGCTGATGATGGCGATCATGGACAAGGTCGGCACGTTCGGCATGATCCGTTACTGTCTGCCGTTGTTCGGCGACTCGGCTGCACTGTTCGCACCGGTGATCATCACGCTGTCGGTGATCGGGATCATCTACGGCGCCGTGGTCGCGATCGGCCAGACCGACGTCATGCGCCTGATCGCGTACACCTCGATCTCACACTTCGGGTTCATCATCCTGGGCATCTTCGTGATGACCAGCCAGGGGCAGACTGGCTCGACGCTGTACATGGTCAACCACGGAATCTCGACCGCCGCTCTGTTCCTGATCGCCGGGTTCCTGGTGTCGCGCCGCGGTTCGCGTCTCATCAGCGCGTACGGGGGCGTGCAGAAGGTCGCGCCCGTCCTGGCGGGCACGTTCCTGGTGGCCGGGTTGGCGACGCTGTCGCTGCCCGGGTTGGCGCCGTTCATCAGTGAGTTCCTGGTGCTCATCGGCACGTTCACCCGCTATCCGGTGTTCGGTGTGCTCGCCGCCACCGCTCTGGTGCTCTCGGCGATCTACATCCTGTGGATGTACCAGCGGATGATGACGGGTCCCCTGCCCCGTGACATCGCCGACGGTGAGTCGAGACTTCCCGATCTGGTGCCTCGCGAGATCGTCGTGGTCGCACCGCTGATCGCGTTGCTGCTGGTGCTCGGGGTCTATCCCAAACCTGCGCTCGACGTGATCGATCCGGCGGTGACTCACACGCTGACCTCGATCGATCAGCGAGACCCGAGTCCTGCGATCGCAGAGGGGTTCCCGAGATGA
- the nuoH gene encoding NADH-quinone oxidoreductase subunit NuoH, with protein sequence MIYPNATTYPDPATYPDPALFGHDPWWLILAKALGVFAFLVLTVLSAILIERKLLGRMQMRFGPNRVGPHGLLQSLADGIKLALKEGLVPAGVDKWIYLAAPVISVIPAFMAFAVIPLGGEVSIFGHRTALQLTDLPVAVLYILAVTSIGVYGIVLAGWASGSVYPLLGGLRSSAQVVSYEIAMALSFATVFIYSGTMSTSGIVAAQERTWFAFLLLPSFVVYLTSMVGETNRAPFDLPEAEGELVGGFHTEYSSLKFAMFMLAEYVNMTTVSALATTLFLGGWRAPWPLSIWEGANAGWWPLLWFTAKVWLFLFIFMWLRATLPRLRYDQFMVLGWKLLIPVALGWIMIVAVIHTLVDPGVRDWVTALVGVAGLAVMAVLLNARRNPRIGGPPPAPATPAADVQAGAFPVPPLPAAHTTKEQSHA encoded by the coding sequence ATGATCTATCCGAACGCGACGACATATCCCGACCCGGCGACATATCCGGATCCGGCCCTGTTCGGTCACGATCCCTGGTGGTTGATCCTGGCCAAGGCGCTCGGCGTGTTCGCGTTCCTGGTGCTGACGGTGTTGTCGGCAATCTTGATCGAGCGCAAACTTCTCGGCCGCATGCAGATGAGGTTCGGGCCCAACCGGGTCGGTCCGCACGGGTTGCTGCAGTCGCTGGCCGACGGGATCAAGCTCGCCCTGAAGGAGGGACTCGTACCCGCCGGGGTGGACAAGTGGATCTATCTTGCCGCGCCGGTCATCTCGGTGATCCCGGCTTTCATGGCGTTCGCGGTGATCCCGTTGGGCGGTGAGGTGTCGATATTCGGTCACCGCACCGCCTTGCAGTTGACCGACCTGCCGGTCGCGGTGCTCTACATCCTGGCGGTGACGTCCATCGGGGTGTACGGAATCGTGCTGGCAGGCTGGGCATCCGGCTCGGTGTATCCACTGCTCGGCGGACTGCGGTCATCCGCGCAGGTGGTCTCCTACGAGATCGCGATGGCGCTGTCCTTCGCGACCGTGTTCATCTACTCGGGCACGATGTCCACCTCTGGCATCGTGGCGGCGCAGGAGCGCACCTGGTTCGCCTTCCTGCTGCTTCCCTCGTTCGTGGTTTATCTGACCTCGATGGTCGGCGAGACCAACCGGGCACCTTTCGATCTGCCCGAAGCCGAAGGTGAGCTGGTCGGCGGATTTCACACCGAGTACTCGTCGCTGAAGTTCGCGATGTTCATGTTGGCCGAGTACGTCAACATGACCACGGTATCCGCGCTGGCCACCACCCTCTTCCTCGGCGGGTGGCGGGCACCCTGGCCGCTGAGCATCTGGGAAGGGGCGAACGCCGGGTGGTGGCCACTGTTGTGGTTCACCGCAAAGGTATGGCTGTTCCTGTTCATCTTCATGTGGCTGCGAGCGACGCTGCCCCGCCTGCGTTACGACCAATTCATGGTCCTGGGTTGGAAATTACTCATTCCGGTGGCGCTGGGTTGGATCATGATCGTCGCCGTCATTCATACGCTGGTCGACCCCGGCGTACGGGACTGGGTGACCGCGCTGGTGGGGGTCGCCGGTCTGGCCGTCATGGCGGTGCTCCTCAACGCCCGCAGAAACCCGCGGATCGGGGGTCCGCCCCCGGCGCCCGCAACCCCGGCCGCCGATGTGCAGGCCGGCGCCTTCCCGGTGCCTCCCCTGCCGGCTGCGCACACGACCAAGGAGCAATCACATGCCTAA
- a CDS encoding NADH-quinone oxidoreductase subunit G, which produces MTLAEHSHDAPPVEMVTLTIDGTEVSVPKGTLVIRAAELMGVQIPRFCDHPLLEPVGACRQCLVDVEGQRKPLASCTTTVAPDMVVRTQFTSEAADRAQQGVMELLLINHPLDCPVCDKGGECPLQNQAMSNGRAETRFEDVKRTFPKPIAISSQVLLDRERCVLCARCTRFSDQIAGDRFIDLLERGAQQQVGIAPGEPFQSYFSGNTVQICPVGALTGTAYRFRARPFDLVSSPSVCEHCSSGCAQRTDHRRGSVLRRLAGDDPEVNEEWNCDKGRWAFTYTGVGDRLTTPLVRDGGELRAASWSEALGVAAAGLTSARGRTGTLVGGRTTVEDAYAYAKFSRIVLNSNDIDFRARPHSDEETEFLAHHVAGAPMTVTYSDVEKAPAVLLAGFEPEEESPIVFLRLRKAVRRSALRVLSIAPFASRGLEKLAGTLISARPGDEAGALSELERHELLSMPGALILVGERLATSPGALSAAGRLAASTGARLAWVPRRAGERGALEAGALPNLLPGGRPVADERARAATAAAWGVDRLPDTVGRDTEAILAAARVGELQALLVGGVELADLPDPAAALAAVESAPFVVSLELRESDVTRRADVVFPVAPAVEKAGSFVNWEGRQRRFEAALRTNAIPDSRVLNFLADEFGVDLGLPTAEAADADRARLGLWSGQRVAAPQISPEPVRPRAGQVVLAGWRMLLDAGRLQDGEPHLAGTARPAVARLSAATAGDVGVAAGELVAVSTERGAVTLPVEITDMVDGVVWLPLNSTGSAVHATLGVTVGQPVAIARGVQ; this is translated from the coding sequence ATGACGCTCGCCGAACACAGCCACGACGCACCGCCGGTCGAGATGGTGACGTTGACGATCGACGGCACCGAAGTCAGCGTGCCCAAGGGCACGTTGGTGATCCGGGCCGCCGAACTCATGGGGGTACAGATCCCGAGGTTCTGCGACCATCCCCTGCTCGAACCGGTCGGCGCCTGCCGTCAGTGTCTGGTGGACGTGGAGGGTCAGCGAAAGCCGCTGGCGTCGTGCACCACCACAGTCGCCCCCGACATGGTGGTGCGCACCCAGTTCACGTCCGAGGCCGCCGACCGGGCGCAGCAGGGTGTGATGGAGCTGCTGCTGATCAACCACCCCCTGGACTGTCCGGTCTGCGACAAGGGTGGTGAGTGCCCGCTGCAGAACCAGGCGATGTCCAACGGCCGCGCGGAAACCCGGTTCGAGGACGTCAAACGGACGTTCCCGAAGCCGATCGCGATCTCGTCACAGGTGCTGCTGGACCGCGAGCGGTGCGTGCTGTGCGCCCGGTGCACGCGTTTCTCCGACCAGATCGCCGGTGACCGCTTCATCGACCTGCTCGAGCGCGGTGCGCAACAACAGGTCGGTATCGCCCCCGGCGAGCCGTTCCAGTCGTACTTTTCGGGCAACACCGTGCAGATCTGCCCGGTGGGCGCACTGACCGGGACCGCCTACCGGTTCCGGGCCCGGCCGTTCGACCTGGTGTCCAGCCCGAGTGTGTGCGAACACTGTTCCTCGGGCTGCGCCCAGCGCACCGACCACCGGCGCGGCTCGGTGCTGCGCCGACTGGCCGGCGACGACCCCGAGGTCAACGAGGAGTGGAACTGCGACAAGGGCCGGTGGGCGTTCACCTACACCGGTGTGGGCGATCGCCTCACCACTCCACTGGTGCGCGACGGCGGCGAACTTCGGGCTGCGTCCTGGTCCGAGGCGCTCGGTGTCGCTGCCGCAGGGCTGACGTCGGCGCGGGGACGAACCGGCACCCTCGTCGGCGGCAGAACCACCGTCGAGGACGCCTACGCCTACGCCAAGTTCAGCCGTATCGTGCTGAACAGCAACGATATCGACTTCCGGGCGCGACCGCACAGCGACGAGGAGACAGAGTTCCTGGCCCACCACGTCGCCGGGGCGCCGATGACGGTCACCTACTCCGATGTCGAGAAGGCCCCCGCCGTGCTCCTCGCCGGGTTCGAGCCGGAAGAGGAGTCACCGATCGTGTTCCTGCGGCTGCGGAAAGCCGTGCGGCGCAGCGCTCTGCGGGTGTTGTCCATCGCCCCGTTCGCGTCCCGGGGCCTCGAGAAGCTCGCCGGAACCTTGATCAGCGCACGTCCCGGCGACGAAGCGGGCGCGTTGTCCGAGCTCGAGCGCCACGAGCTGCTCTCGATGCCCGGAGCGCTGATCCTGGTCGGCGAACGCCTCGCCACATCACCGGGCGCCCTGTCCGCGGCCGGCCGGCTCGCTGCGTCCACCGGCGCGCGGCTGGCCTGGGTGCCGCGTCGCGCCGGGGAGCGCGGCGCACTGGAAGCCGGCGCGCTGCCGAACCTGTTGCCAGGGGGGCGACCCGTGGCCGATGAGCGAGCCCGCGCCGCCACAGCAGCGGCGTGGGGCGTCGACCGTCTGCCCGACACCGTGGGGCGCGACACCGAAGCCATTCTGGCCGCCGCGCGCGTCGGCGAGCTTCAGGCGCTGTTGGTCGGCGGTGTCGAACTCGCCGACCTACCCGATCCCGCGGCGGCGCTGGCCGCGGTGGAGTCCGCACCGTTCGTCGTCAGCCTGGAACTACGGGAAAGCGACGTCACGCGGCGCGCCGACGTGGTGTTCCCCGTCGCGCCGGCCGTGGAAAAGGCCGGCTCGTTCGTCAACTGGGAGGGCCGCCAGCGTCGCTTCGAGGCGGCGCTGCGCACCAACGCGATCCCCGACTCGCGGGTGCTGAACTTCCTGGCCGACGAGTTCGGAGTCGACCTCGGACTGCCCACTGCCGAAGCCGCCGACGCCGATCGGGCCCGGCTGGGTCTGTGGTCCGGCCAGCGGGTGGCGGCACCGCAGATCTCCCCCGAACCGGTTCGCCCGCGTGCGGGTCAGGTGGTGTTGGCCGGCTGGCGGATGCTGCTCGATGCCGGTCGTCTGCAGGACGGTGAGCCGCACCTCGCGGGCACAGCCCGACCGGCTGTGGCACGACTGTCCGCCGCGACGGCCGGCGACGTGGGCGTCGCCGCCGGTGAGCTGGTGGCCGTCAGCACCGAGCGTGGCGCGGTGACGCTTCCCGTCGAGATCACCGACATGGTCGATGGGGTGGTGTGGCTGCCGCTGAACTCCACTGGCAGCGCCGTGCACGCCACGCTCGGGGTGACCGTCGGCCAACCGGTGGCGATCGCGCGGGGGGTGCAATGA
- the nuoL gene encoding NADH-quinone oxidoreductase subunit L: MTVPVWLLIALPLGGAMMLLLSGRRSNPWGHLVGTAASLASFVCAAVLFVDMVSRPAEDRRITQTLFSWVPVGELQVDFGLHLDQLSMCFVLLITGVGSLIHIYSIGYMAEDPERRKFFGYLNLFLAAMLLLVLADNYLGLYMGWEGVGLASYLLIGFWSHKPSAATAAKKAFVVNRVGDIGLAVALMLMFAAVGSVSFTGVFDAAPQLSEAMLTLIGLMLLLAACGKSAQVPLQSWLGDAMEGPTPVSALIHAATMVTAGVYLIVRSGPVFDLAPHAQTAVVVVGAVTLLFGAVIGCAKDDIKKALAASTMSQIGYMVLAAGLGPVGYAVAIMHLLTHGFFKAGLFLGAGSVMHAMDDEVNMRRYGGLRTALPVTFVTFGLGYLAIIGIPPLAGFFSKDGIIEAALGAGGVKGVVLGAVTILGAGITAFYMTRVMLMTFFGEKRWAETSHPHEAPSVMTWPMILLAVGSVTAGAALAIGGTLEHWLEPVVGAHEVHHVLPVWVVTVIVLSVVAVGIVIAYRMYGSRAVAEQPPAGSALTAAARQDLYGDAFNEKVLMRPGRVFTEELVEIDDEVVDGVAGGLAGGVSRISRGLRNTQTGFARSYALSMLVGATLVVATILAVNLW; this comes from the coding sequence ATGACCGTACCCGTGTGGCTGCTGATCGCGCTCCCCCTCGGCGGGGCGATGATGTTGTTGCTGTCCGGCCGGCGGAGCAACCCGTGGGGCCATCTGGTGGGTACCGCCGCCTCGCTGGCCTCGTTCGTCTGCGCCGCAGTGTTGTTCGTCGACATGGTCAGCCGGCCCGCCGAGGACCGCCGCATCACGCAGACGCTGTTCTCCTGGGTTCCCGTCGGAGAGCTGCAGGTGGACTTCGGCCTGCACCTCGACCAGCTGTCGATGTGCTTCGTGCTGCTGATCACCGGGGTCGGGTCGCTGATCCACATCTACTCCATCGGCTACATGGCCGAGGATCCCGAGCGCAGGAAGTTCTTCGGTTATCTCAACCTGTTCCTCGCGGCGATGCTGCTGCTGGTGCTCGCCGACAACTACCTCGGTCTGTACATGGGCTGGGAGGGCGTGGGCCTGGCGTCGTATCTGCTGATCGGGTTCTGGTCGCACAAGCCGTCGGCGGCGACGGCGGCCAAGAAGGCGTTCGTCGTCAACCGGGTCGGTGACATCGGGTTGGCGGTGGCGTTGATGCTGATGTTCGCCGCGGTCGGGTCGGTGTCGTTCACCGGCGTGTTCGACGCGGCGCCGCAGTTGAGCGAGGCCATGCTGACGCTGATCGGGTTGATGCTGCTGTTGGCCGCCTGCGGCAAGTCCGCCCAGGTGCCGTTGCAGTCGTGGCTCGGTGACGCCATGGAAGGCCCCACGCCGGTGTCGGCGCTCATCCACGCCGCGACGATGGTCACCGCCGGCGTCTACCTGATCGTGCGCTCGGGCCCGGTGTTCGACCTCGCGCCGCACGCCCAGACCGCGGTGGTGGTCGTCGGCGCGGTGACGTTGCTGTTCGGTGCGGTGATCGGCTGCGCGAAGGATGACATCAAGAAGGCGCTGGCCGCATCGACGATGAGCCAGATCGGCTACATGGTGCTGGCGGCCGGACTCGGGCCGGTCGGCTACGCGGTCGCGATCATGCACCTGTTGACTCACGGATTCTTCAAAGCGGGTCTGTTCCTCGGCGCCGGGTCGGTGATGCATGCGATGGACGACGAGGTGAACATGCGCCGCTACGGCGGGCTGCGCACCGCCCTTCCGGTGACGTTCGTGACGTTCGGACTGGGTTACCTGGCGATCATCGGCATCCCGCCGCTGGCGGGCTTCTTCTCCAAAGACGGCATCATCGAGGCCGCGCTGGGCGCCGGCGGCGTCAAGGGGGTCGTGCTGGGCGCTGTGACCATCCTCGGCGCCGGCATCACGGCCTTCTACATGACACGGGTGATGCTGATGACGTTCTTCGGCGAGAAACGCTGGGCCGAGACATCGCATCCGCACGAGGCGCCGTCGGTGATGACCTGGCCGATGATCCTGCTGGCGGTCGGGTCGGTGACTGCGGGCGCGGCGCTCGCCATCGGGGGCACGCTGGAGCACTGGTTGGAGCCGGTGGTGGGCGCTCATGAAGTCCACCACGTGCTGCCGGTGTGGGTGGTCACCGTGATCGTGTTGTCAGTGGTCGCAGTCGGCATCGTGATCGCCTACCGGATGTACGGCTCTCGTGCGGTCGCCGAGCAGCCGCCCGCCGGTTCGGCGCTGACCGCCGCCGCGCGCCAGGATCTCTACGGCGACGCGTTTAACGAGAAAGTGCTGATGCGACCGGGCCGGGTCTTCACCGAGGAACTGGTCGAGATCGACGACGAAGTGGTAGACGGCGTGGCCGGAGGCCTGGCGGGCGGGGTGTCGCGGATATCCCGAGGGTTGCGGAACACGCAGACCGGCTTCGCCCGATCGTATGCGTTGTCGATGCTGGTGGGCGCCACGCTGGTGGTCGCGACGATTCTGGCGGTGAACCTGTGGTGA
- a CDS encoding IS110 family RNA-guided transposase codes for MDYAPTAVLAAEPANGVTAGLDWSRDDQAVSVVDSRGAEVLRELTDHSARGLRTLVDTLTRAGVSEVAIERPDGPVVDTLLEAGFTVVVISPNQLKNLRGRYGSAGNKDDRFDAFVLADTLRTDRTRLRPLVPDSPATVALRSTCRARKELIRHRVAVTNQLREHLNRVFPGAVGLFADLDSPISLTFLARFDCQDRADWLTPARMANWLASVGYTGRTDPAVLHTRLITAPRGATGHEGATHARITHALLATLTTLVKQITSLSDQIAEQLAAHCDAHIFTSLPRSGKIRAAKLLAEIGDCRGRFPTPESLTCLAGVAPSTRQSGTMRTVGFRWSCDKHLRDAVTDFAADSRRANPWADNLYRQARSRGRDHQHAVRILARAWLYVIWHCWQDNTAYDPHRHGALQAHLRAQQPAA; via the coding sequence ATGGATTATGCCCCTACTGCCGTCTTGGCGGCAGAACCGGCCAACGGAGTGACCGCTGGCCTGGACTGGTCTCGTGACGATCAGGCGGTATCGGTAGTCGATTCTCGAGGCGCCGAAGTGTTGCGCGAGCTCACTGACCACAGCGCTAGGGGACTGCGCACACTGGTCGACACGCTGACCCGTGCCGGGGTCAGCGAAGTCGCTATCGAACGTCCCGACGGGCCCGTCGTCGACACATTGCTCGAGGCCGGGTTCACCGTCGTGGTGATCAGTCCCAACCAGCTCAAGAACCTGCGGGGCCGCTACGGCTCGGCCGGCAACAAAGACGACCGCTTCGACGCCTTCGTCCTGGCTGACACCTTGCGCACCGACCGCACCCGACTGCGGCCACTGGTCCCCGACAGCCCCGCCACCGTAGCGCTGCGCAGCACGTGCCGAGCCCGCAAAGAACTCATCAGACACCGCGTCGCGGTAACCAACCAGCTGCGCGAACACCTCAACCGCGTGTTTCCCGGCGCCGTAGGACTGTTCGCCGACCTCGATTCCCCAATCAGCCTGACCTTCCTGGCCCGCTTCGACTGCCAAGACCGTGCCGACTGGTTGACCCCCGCACGAATGGCGAACTGGCTGGCCTCGGTGGGCTACACCGGCCGCACCGACCCCGCCGTGCTGCACACCCGCCTCATCACTGCACCCCGCGGCGCCACCGGCCACGAAGGCGCCACGCACGCCCGGATCACCCACGCCCTGCTGGCCACCCTCACCACTCTGGTCAAACAAATCACCAGCCTGTCCGACCAGATCGCCGAACAACTCGCCGCGCACTGCGACGCACACATCTTCACCAGCCTGCCCAGATCCGGAAAGATCAGAGCCGCCAAACTTCTCGCTGAAATCGGCGACTGCCGAGGACGATTCCCCACCCCCGAGTCCCTGACCTGCCTGGCCGGCGTGGCCCCCTCGACCCGCCAATCGGGAACCATGCGCACCGTCGGATTCCGCTGGTCGTGCGACAAACACCTGCGCGACGCCGTCACCGACTTCGCCGCCGACTCCCGCCGCGCTAACCCCTGGGCCGACAACCTCTACCGCCAAGCCCGATCCCGCGGACGCGACCACCAACATGCCGTACGCATCCTGGCCCGCGCCTGGCTCTACGTCATCTGGCACTGCTGGCAAGACAACACCGCCTACGACCCCCACCGCCACGGCGCACTCCAAGCCCATCTGCGAGCTCAACAACCCGCTGCTTGA
- a CDS encoding NADH-quinone oxidoreductase subunit J, with protein sequence MGETVLFWVLALVAVVGAIGVVAAPKAVYSAISLATTMIALAVIYIAQDAPFLGVVQVVVYTGAVMMLFLFVLMLIGVDSSESLVETLRGQRLAAICIGIGFGVLLIAGIGNVAVAGFVGLDAANQNGNVEGLAALIFTQYLWAFELTGALLITATLGAMLLAHRERTERRKTQRELAIERFAPGGYPTTLPNPGVYARHNAVDVPARLPDGSASLLSVSAILQVRRVPSEGEDDNSSGRDR encoded by the coding sequence ATGGGTGAAACCGTACTGTTCTGGGTGCTGGCCCTGGTCGCCGTGGTGGGGGCGATCGGGGTGGTCGCGGCCCCCAAGGCGGTGTATTCGGCGATCTCGCTGGCCACCACGATGATCGCGCTCGCGGTGATCTACATTGCGCAGGATGCCCCGTTTCTGGGGGTGGTTCAGGTGGTCGTCTACACCGGAGCGGTCATGATGCTGTTCCTGTTCGTGCTCATGCTGATCGGGGTGGATTCCTCGGAGTCGCTGGTGGAAACCCTTCGTGGACAACGGCTCGCGGCGATCTGCATCGGTATCGGTTTCGGCGTCCTGCTGATCGCCGGGATCGGCAACGTCGCAGTCGCCGGCTTCGTGGGCCTTGACGCCGCGAACCAGAACGGCAACGTCGAGGGCCTGGCCGCACTGATCTTCACGCAGTACCTGTGGGCGTTCGAGTTGACCGGCGCGCTGCTGATCACCGCGACGCTCGGCGCGATGCTGCTGGCCCACCGTGAACGCACCGAGCGCCGTAAAACGCAGCGCGAGCTGGCGATCGAACGTTTCGCCCCTGGCGGTTATCCGACCACGCTGCCCAACCCGGGCGTCTACGCCCGCCACAACGCGGTCGACGTTCCGGCCCGTCTGCCCGACGGCTCGGCATCCTTGTTGTCGGTCAGCGCGATCCTGCAGGTGCGGCGGGTGCCCAGCGAGGGCGAGGACGACAACTCGAGCGGACGTGATCGATGA